The following proteins are encoded in a genomic region of Brachypodium distachyon strain Bd21 chromosome 1, Brachypodium_distachyon_v3.0, whole genome shotgun sequence:
- the LOC100824219 gene encoding uncharacterized protein LOC100824219: MNPSESPHLPPPPCRSYSTSSSSRSSSTSGRTGPNALSAPPASARNGAAAFCLRYRDFHRTPPMLGFLYSELPRGQHHSRVRFAPTTAFRPHSTPCRDWSVIDARHGRVLFYDARCHDLVVWDPTTDGRRRAPLLHYDIHFAVLCATAGCDHRSCRGGPFVVVLLGKHEGAVHMCARVYSSEGGAWSDAASVEHPDAAANFPAVRGVLVEKTFPGEPESWGTTWTTRLATKCDRQATWVQGAWCPHSAGGWHAGQAGTCHTATTPMVEDGRW, translated from the coding sequence ATGAACCCGTCAGAGAGTCCccacctgccgccgccgccgtgccggaGCTACTCGACGAGCTCATCCTCGAGATCCTCTTCCACATCCGGCCGGACCGGCCCGAATGCCTTGTCCGCGCCTCCTGCATCAGCAAGgaatggcgccgccgccttctgccTCCGCTACCGCGACTTCCACCGCACGCCCCCCATGCTGGGCTTCCTCTACAGCGAGCTGCCTAGGGGGCAGCACCACAGCCGCGTCCGCTTCGCCCCTACCACAGCCTTCCGCCCGCACAGCACCCCGTGCCGCGATTGGTCCGTCATCGACGCCCGCCACGGCCGTGTGCTCTTCTACGACGCTAGGTGCCACGACCTGGTCGTCTGGGACCCCACGACAgacggccggcgccgggcgcCCTTGCTGCACTACGACATCCATTTCGCGGTGCTCTGCGCCACGGCCGGCTGCGACCACCGCAGCTGCCGCGGTGGTCCCTTCGTCGTGGTGCTCCTGGGAAAGCACGAAGGCGCCGTGCACATGTGCGCGCGTGTCTACTCGTCCGAGGGAGGTGCCTGGAGTGACGCAGCCTCCGTCGAGCACCCAGATGCCGCCGCCAACTTCCCAGCAGTCCGCGGCGTCCTTGTTGAGAAAACATTCCCTGGGGAACCAGAATCATGGGGTACGACATGGACAACCAGACTAGCGACTAAATGTGATCGACAAGCCACCTGGGTTCAAGGGGCTTGGTGCCCTCATAGCGCTGGAGGATGGCATGCAGGGCAAGCTGGGACTTGCCATACTGCAACTACACCTATGGTTGAGGACGGACGGTGGTAA
- the LOC100824524 gene encoding uncharacterized protein LOC100824524, which produces MSPCHSRHAPPPPKLYDELILEVFLRIRPDRPECLVRASCVSKQWRRVLSSAAFRLRYIDFHRTPPMLGFFYKESLELESEEIEEVCTVRFVPTTAFSLRYIDFDRTPQGFFYEESPELELEELEEVCPVRFVPTTAFRLPSNPRLGWSLIDAHHGRVLFYDLRYRAMVVWDPITTDCRHVPVPLLYSQNHYAVLCATAGCNHRSRSGGPFIVVLVGKDKGVSYAHVYSSESEGCYVWGRAVASIEHPDSAADFSPGRSVLVENILYIPLGTKIMGYDTANQQLGVINTPSGYKGLGALMTAEDGMQGKLGLAVVQESQVHLWFRPVGLNEAIAWKKDRVIDLETLLPIRGLTTNPNVVGSADGVAVIFISTDVGLFTIELKSDRVQKLSSTAVKHPVMPYTSFCTLGTEVDDAA; this is translated from the exons ATGAGCCCTTGCCACAGtcgccacgcgccgccgccgccgaagctgTACGACGAGCTCATCCTCGAGGTCTTCCTCCGCATCCGGCCCGACCGGCCGGAATGCCTCGTCCGCGCCTCCTGCGTCAGCAAGCAGTGGCGCCGCGTCCTCTCCAGCGCCGCCTTCCGCCTCCGCTACATCGACTTCCACCGCACGCCCCCCATGCTGGGCTTCTTCTACAAGGAATCGCTGGAGCTCGAATCGGAGGAAATCGAAGAAGTCTGCACCGTCCGCTTCGTCCCCACCACAGCCTTCAGCCTCCGCTACATAGACTTCGACCGCACGCCCCAGGGCTTCTTCTACGAGGAGTCGCCGGAGCTCGAATTGGAGGAACTCGAAGAAGTCTGTCCCGTCCGCTTCGTCCCCACCACAGCCTTCCGCCTGCCCAGTAACCCACGCCTCGGTTGGTCCCTGATCGACGCCCACCACGGCCGTGTGCTCTTCTATGATCTTAGGTACCGCGCCATGGTCGTCTGGGATCCCATCACCACGGACTGCCGCCACGTGCCCGTGCCCTTGTTATACTCTCAGAACCATTATGCGGTGCTCTGCGCCACGGCCGGCTGCAACCACCGCAGCCGCAGCGGCGGTCCCTTCATTGTGGTTCTCGTGGGAAAGGACAAAGGAGTGAGCTATGCCCATGTCTACTCGTCCGAGTCCGAGGGTTGTTATGTCTGGGGGAGGGCCGTGGCCTCCATCGAGCACCCAGATTCCGCCGCCGATTTCTCACCGGGGCGCAGCGTTCTTGTGGAAAACATACTCTACATTCCATTGGGAACCAAAATCATGGGGTACGACACGGCCAACCAGCAACTAGGGGTGATCAACACGCCATCTGGGTACAAGGGGCTTGGTGCCCTCATGACGGCGGAAGATGGCATGCAGGGCAAGCTGGGGCTTGCCGTCGTGCAAGAGTCCCAGGTACACCTATGGTTCAGGCCGGTCGGACTTAACGAAGCTATTGCGTGGAAAAAAGACAGAGTCATTGACCTTGAGACTCTGCTCCCTATTCGTGGCCTCACGACTAACCCAAATGTGGTTGGCTCTGCGGATGGCGTTGCTGTTATTTTCATAAGCACAGACGTGGGATTGTTCACAATTGAGCTCAAGTCAGATCGAGTCCAGAAGTTATCTAGCACGGCTGTCAAACATCCTGTCATGCCCTACACAAGCTTCTGTACTCTAGGTACTGAAGTGG ATGATGCGGCATGA